TCTTCAATGTCTCGAAAGGCAATCACGCCCGGCAAGTCCCGACCGGGCACGGGGATGATAAATGGGTCGGAACCCGTGGCAATCAACAAGCGATCGTATGACTCTTCGGTACCATCTTCGGATCGTACGATCCGCTTGCGGCGATGCAACTCGACGACCTTCTTGCCTTTATGCAACCGAATTCCGTTTTCCGCATACCAGTCTTCGGAATTGAGCACGATCTCGTCGAAGGTTTTTTCTCCAGCAAGCACCGGAGACAACAAAATGCGGTTGTAATTAACGTAGGGTTCAGCGCCGTAAACACTGATGTCATAACTATCCGGCGTCAGCTTCAGCAGTTCCTCCAAGGTGCGTATTCCGGCCATTCCGTTGCCAATCACCACGAGTTTCTGCTTGCCCATTTACACCTCCATTGATACGGCGTCGCCATGAACCGTCGGCCTAAACAAAACCAAATTAGCAATCATCATGCCAGGAAGCCGCCACGACGCACTCTAAAGTAGGTGATTGATAATTGGACGGTCGGGCTTGGCGATCACCAAACAAAATTCAACGGATCGCACCCACATGGTGCGGTAATGGTTGTTTCGTGGGCCAAAATGAAGCGAAACTCTGGAGCAGAACACCAACGGGGTGCATCCATTCGGTGCGATGTCGCACCCTGAGGTCACTTGAACTCACGTTTATCAACCCCGACCCTTGGCGCACCACATTCGTGCGATACCGCGGGCACGCTCAAAGACCGCCATCAAAGTCGTTACAACGCTCTCAGAAAAAAAAAACGGCAACCTCTTAGGTTGCCGTTTCCGCCATTATCAGGCGCCGAATCATCATTGAGCGCCCTCACAAGCGAGTCAGCCAATCGCAGACCAACCGCCAACTGACAATGCGCGACTCAAACCGTCGTGTCGAGCTGGCTATACAGCCATTCTTAGGTCAGCCGCAAGGATCATTAGAACCGAAAACCGACCCCACCTTTGATATGCCACGCCTGAAATGAGTCCATTTCGATGGCCGTCCCACTGCGGGTTGTCACATCGGGCTCATCGATATACGTATAACGCAGCTCGCCGAAAAAATAACTCGACTGAGTCAGGGTCAGCATAGCTCCGGCCTTAGCCAGAACACCCCATTCTGGCCCATCGAACTTCAGTACCGCTCCCGAATCCGACCAAGCCCGGCCATCTTCAAGAAACGCCATTACCGGCCCGATTCCGACGTAAGGGCTGACAAAGCCGCGCGGAAACATGGTGTATACCAGATTGACACTTACCGGGAGAATCTCTGGCTGCAGAATGTTGACCTCGCCGGCGTTATTGTCACCACCGATCACATCACCTCCGCCCACATCGTTGATCTGAATTTCCGGAAAAATAATGTCCAGATCAAGTTCCAAACCGAGCCGATCGGTAAACTTGTACCCCAGCATCGCGCCGAATGCCAAAACGTCCACGTTCTCGGGCGGTGGTTCAACTTCATCAGTTCCGCCGCCCAAGGTGATATTGATCAGACCGGCGATCGATAGCGTGCTCGTTTCCGAACCATCAATGGTTTGTTTAGCATTATCCGCCCGTTTGAAATCGGGTCCGTAAATGCCGCCTCCAACCTGCAAATAAAACTCTCTGGCTAAAGGGCCGGCCGCCATGGCTGTGGACATTCCCAATCCAGACAAAGCCCAGCCCGCGACTGCCGCGAACGCGAAGCGAAATACTTGGTTGCGGCTAAAACGTGAAGATCTCCGGTACCCGGACATCCCTGCCGAGAGAAGTGGTCGCGTGGTTTGCATCATGTCCTTATTCCCTTCCATTTTCCCGTCGTCTCCAGGGTCTGCCGGGGCTTCCCGGCTCGCGGAATCCATCCCACCGCGCGAGGATCACTCTGATCTCAGAGAATACTCATGCTTCGAGGCCAATCGTTCACAACTGACCTGGCGCTATCGAGCCAGGAAAGAAGCGAACTCGGTGCCGAAGGTGACCCCCACACTGAAGCGAATCTCTCGAACTTCGAGATCATCTACGTCGTACTCGTTACCGTTTTCGTCTTTCAACTCCGGATCGCTGATCCGCCCGTAGCGAGCGCCCAGTTGTCCATACCACGTTTCGCTGAATTGAATCTTGGCACCGATATCTGCAACGTAGCCGAATTCCAGACCGCCTGATGCCGTCAGATCGGTGGCTTCATTGAAAACCAACCGATTACCCAAATCGGCGATCAGCACACCCAC
This Pseudomonadota bacterium DNA region includes the following protein-coding sequences:
- a CDS encoding OmpW family outer membrane protein; the encoded protein is MSTAMAAGPLAREFYLQVGGGIYGPDFKRADNAKQTIDGSETSTLSIAGLINITLGGGTDEVEPPPENVDVLAFGAMLGYKFTDRLGLELDLDIIFPEIQINDVGGGDVIGGDNNAGEVNILQPEILPVSVNLVYTMFPRGFVSPYVGIGPVMAFLEDGRAWSDSGAVLKFDGPEWGVLAKAGAMLTLTQSSYFFGELRYTYIDEPDVTTRSGTAIEMDSFQAWHIKGGVGFRF